The Panicum hallii strain FIL2 chromosome 5, PHallii_v3.1, whole genome shotgun sequence genome contains the following window.
AAGAACCAAACAAAATCGAGTGCTCTCTCTATCCTGACATTAATTAGAGGCAAAGGAGTCTTTTATACATCcatgggctaaactttagctctTATATCCAAACAGCAAAAAGGCTAAAATTTAACCCTCCATTTAAGGGGCTAATATTTAGCCCTtaggctaaagtttagccctttGTATAAACAGACCCTTAATTACACGAAGTAAATGAAACGGAACGGTCCTAAAGTAATGACGGCCAAATACGGAGTATATTCGCAGATTATGACTTTCTAAAGTATATTCGCAAATTAAGCAATCCCGCCCAAGTACCTCTGCATTGTTTAATGACTCGGGGTATTCTTGATTTGAACGGTGATGTTTACGGGCCATTGGGCCGAAAATACCAGTACTAGAAGAGATGAGCCCATATGATGCTTCTTTCTGCAGTCAAAGAACCTCTAATCTGGCTCATGTTTCCTTGCATCGATAGCCCAACGGAACTTTGTAGGAGTATGCACGAAGGTCCAATTCGCTCTTCTTTTTTTTGGACAAACGACAACAAGTCAGCGAAACCGCTCCCAGTACATGATAACGACATCAATGCTTTATGCTAATGCAATGCGATCCTAAAGAAAACCCCATACAGTATAAACAGGGGATGAGACGACAAATCTCGACAAAGTGATCTGCCACGCGATTCTCTGAGACTGAACCTGGCTTCTCCCGCTCGACGACTGCAATCGAATCCAAACGACCAGCGCCCGAAAATGGCTGCGTACTGTGGTCATCTGTCGTCTCGACCGAGCACGATCCCCCCACTGGCGAGTGGGACCAACCGGCTTGCTGGACCCGCCGATCCCACGGAACAACTTCTGAACTGACTCTGTGGGCCCGCAGAGGATCCTTCCGGATGGGCCGACCAACCTCTCTTTCGTTCAGTTCGAACGAaccacgccggccggccgcgcatTCCGCCCGTGCCGCTCGGGCCAGCTCACGGCCAGCCCGGCATGAACCATACCCCCTTCGGCCCTTCCCCCAAGGCCCCAACGGATGGACGCGCTTGCCGCTGACGCCGTCACGACTCGTCTTCATCCTCAGTCCTCACCCGAGACCTTTCAGACGAGGCATCCGCGTCACCCGTGGTCCCCGCAGCTCAACCGATACGCTGACAGCCACGTGGATGACGGCTCCCGAAAGTACAGACATGCTGACAGGTGGGGCTAATACGTCAGTGGCGGGCGTCCAGGGGCAGGTTGGTCACTCCGCCACGCCAGGGTCGAGTtgacgtcgtcgtcgtcgtcgtctctctctctctctctcttccccccGGGACCCGTCCCGTCCCTTGCGTACTCCGCCACCAACCGGTTTGCTTGCTGCTACTCGCCGCCAGCCAAAAGCAGCCACCccagcccgcccgcccgcccgcccgcccgaaGCGACGCCTCACCTCGCACCTGCTTCGTTCCACCCGCCCCCCGCGGGAAGCTTCTAGAAGGGGGAGGCACCGGCGGAGCCATGGCGGAGGAGAAGGAGTCGACGTCGATCCCACTCAGCCAGGCGGCGGAGGCCGTCGACCCCGAGGACCCGGCCAAGTCGCCACCGCGGCCCAGCTCGCCCACCACCTCCACGCGCAAGGTCCGGATCTAGCCCCTACGCTCCTTCGTTCGCCTCGTGATTCGCGGCAGCATTGCGCAAGCAGGGAGCCCTGCCCTTTTTGGGCCTTGCTGGTCGTTCGACGAATAGACTTCTGCTCGCCGTTTGTCGGATCTGTGCGGGCTTGGAATCGTGCTTGTTGGCGCGCGTATCAAGAGGTTGGCTAATTCCATGGAAGCACCGAGGAATTCGTGGATTTTTTatgtggactgtttggatttaGGAATTTAGTTTAGTTTGATCGAACTTCCTATACCCCCGAGTGTGAAGGAGATGTTTTCATCAAATGAAGGTTCCTATGACATGTATTTAGATGTTTTCTAGCTACGCTGTGATGCACTTATCAGGTACATTTGTTTTAGGTAGACATTGATACATTTGGGAGGTGCGTTAAAGTTTGTAGATGATTGTCTTCATGTGGTTGCATAGTACTTTGTTTCCTATTTGTGGTTGAGCTTAAGTTGATGCAACTTTTTGTCATATTGTTGTGCGATCTTGTACTGGAGTCCAAAACTTCTTTAATACAGGATAGTTCATGAATTTGTGTATGGTTTTGTTACGTTGTTTACTATATGTGGTGGTATAACATGGTCCAGTTTGAAATCTACATTGACCCAAAGTCTAGAGAAATGTGCATATTGAAGAAGTGAAATATGTTTTCCGTGATCCTTAGTTCCTTACTGTCTTTAAAATTGCTCATTTCTCTGGGAAGCACACCTTTAACAATTTTATATTAGCATAACTGTGTTAATGGTGTTGGAAAGAAAGGAAGTATCCAGGGGTCAAACCAACCATTAGGTTCAAAAgcagcatccaaagatgtgttTGCACTTTATTTGCAAAAAAAATGTTTCAAGCATGAATTGGAAAACATGTACAGTCCTTCAACTCTGGAGGCTAAAATTTTCTTTTCTTGTTTTGCCTCCTGGCTTGCTATTTACATTTCCACTTGGAGTTTGATGATACATGTCGGACCTCTCCATCTCCAGGACTTATTGAATAAACCCTTGACTTGATCTCTTTATGCCTGTTATATCCCTTTTTAACTGTTTTGCAAACAAAACTTTATTTTGCACAAGTAACATATATCATTCTTTGTTTCACCACTGCACAGGCATGCTGCGCTGTTCTTCAAAGTTGGGTGTCAAGAAAATTTATGACTGGATGGTATGCCCTTCTCAAGAACTGAACTAAACTTGTTGTGAAATCTATGGATTACCTTCTATATATGCATGATATCTTGTTTTTTTTTATGTATGCAGTGTAGTACTTTTCCCTGTTGCAGTCACGTTCTTCATCACATGGTGGTTTATTCAATTTGTTGATGGGTTTTTCAGTCCCTTATATGCGAAACTTGGAATCGACATATTTGGTAATTGTTGTAAACATATTTCGAACATGCTGTTTATGGTGATTGTAAACTTACAGAAAGGCTGTATTTGGATCTCTTATATATCCTTGAGGATATTCTGTTGACACGTAGGAAACTGATCACCCATAGTCCTAAAAATGTAGGCCCTTTGGCAGATCAAATTTGTTTACATTATGTTTCAGTAGTATGTGGATCCCACATTATGATGCTGACAATATTCTTGAAACTTTGGCTCTTTGTTAAATTGATCAAATCCAATTTTACTTAAGATCATCTACTGTACAAATAATTTGATTAAGCTCCATCTATTCTTGCTATGGCATCCAGAAGAACTTGGTCGCTGCTAAATTATGTTAATATGTGCCATGCTTATTTGTTTCCATGATGAATTCGCAGGTCTTGGTTTTTTGACTTCTCTGGTATTCATATTTCTGGTTGGAATATTTGTTTCTTCATGGGTTGGTTCAACCATCTTCTGGGTGGGAGAGTggtttataaagaaaatgccaTTTGTAAGGCATATATATTCAGCATCGAAGCAAGTCAGCACTGCGATTTCACCAGGTTACATACTTCTACACAGATGCTCAGATTTGCTTTGCCATACTCTGCGTTCTCATGGACTGTCTTTAATAAACTTTGTTGAGATGAAGCTGTGGCCACTGAGTTCAGATAGGCTTGGAAAGTTAAAACTTCAAAAATAGTAGCcccaacaaaataaaataaaccCTAAAAATAAAGAGAGGTAGTTGAATAAAGCAGCTTCTATTGCATATGACTGTTTTTACAAGCTTACATTATTTTGTGTAAGAAGAGTTCTCATGAAATTATTTTGTTGACAGATCAAAATACGACAGCTTTCAAAGAAGTTGCAATAATTCGTCATCCACGAATTGGTGAATATGCATTTGGATTCATAACATCAACAGTGGTCCTTCAGGTACTTGATCGTCCATGTAAACAAAAGCTTGCTCAAGTGAAATTCATACTTTTAGTG
Protein-coding sequences here:
- the LOC112893550 gene encoding protein LIKE COV 2-like; the encoded protein is MAEEKESTSIPLSQAAEAVDPEDPAKSPPRPSSPTTSTRKACCAVLQSWVSRKFMTGCVVLFPVAVTFFITWWFIQFVDGFFSPLYAKLGIDIFGLGFLTSLVFIFLVGIFVSSWVGSTIFWVGEWFIKKMPFVRHIYSASKQVSTAISPDQNTTAFKEVAIIRHPRIGEYAFGFITSTVVLQTDKGDEELCSVYVPTNHLYIGDIFLVNSEEIIRPNLSIREGIEIIVSGGMTMPQVIASMEPMPRKSQNIRLNRMA